Part of the Oncorhynchus nerka isolate Pitt River linkage group LG14, Oner_Uvic_2.0, whole genome shotgun sequence genome is shown below.
ACAAAATACCAGTTTTAGAAACAGTGTTTGTCTTTTTAAAGCGTCTTGTAAAACAAAACAGTGCAAGAGGTGAGAGCGGAGCACGCCAGTTGACAACACCCTAGTGGTGGAAGTTTGGGTGGAGCAGCGCTATAAGAAAGGATTTGTTGAAGAGCTTCCTGAGGGGTAGTGTCCTGAAGGGGCGCCCGCCTGGAAGgacgacaaagagagagagagacacagagagggaaggagagccaTTAAATCACCACTAGTGAAACTAACAAGTCTGGACATTTGGTTGAAAACCACCTGATTGTGCCACTCACCAAGAAGGGGTTACTAGAGACCCCGGGTGCAGCCATCGCCTGTCCAAAGGGGGTTACCACAGCCTTGGCCTGTCCATAGGCTGAAAACCCCACTCCTGGTGGACCAGAGAAAGAGTTGAATAATCAAGGTTTAAATGAAAAGGGTACACTACACAAATTCATGCAAAGCAAACATGCACCCAtgcaaacacccacacacacaccgttgGGTTGCTGGGGATAGGCCGGAGGCTGGGGGAAGGGGGCCTGGCCAGGGAAAGGAGGTTGGAAGGTCCCACTGAAGCTGGTGGGGAGGTTGTAGGTAGCAGCGGTCCTGAATCCGGCTGGCATGCTCATGGACCCTGTGCCAAACGTGGCTGCAAGATaggcgggagaggagaggacactcaaTCTACACAATATCACATCAGTTACACAGAGCTCACGCTATACAAGATCACTGCTAAGTGCTAACGCAGACCACAAAACatctgcacgcacacacacacccctacctaCCTCGTCAAGCTATAATCACACCTGACACCAGGTTAACATCGGCACACAACCTGAACTAAAAACACCTTTACACTTAAAAACACAGAGAAACAaacacagcaacaacaaaacACCTACAGAGACTAGCTCTATCCATAACATAATCAGAATTCAATTAGACAGCATCTAGCACACAGCTACAGTACTAAAGCACTCAGGGTAGAAGCACTCTTAGCAAAGGCAGTGTACAGAATCCAGGAGGGTGAGAAACAATAAGAAGCTTACAGTCAAGATGGTTGTGCAGTTAAAGGATACTCTTAAATGGTTATCTGGCAGTTTGATGTCCTTCCAACACCAGTTTACAACCTCAGAGCTCAGCTGGAGGACATACATACCGCCAACAGCTATAGTCTGAAAAGCTACGACTGTTAGTTAGGCTATTTCTCTAGGCCAGCAAGGGGCAAAATGGGGTAATCAGCGTTGCCACATCACTACAGTCTGGGAGCATCAGTGAGGGCAATAGTGAGGGTAGAGGGGGGAATTGGTGAGGGCAGCTGAGGCATCAGGACCCCCACACTCACAGATACAGTAGAAGCAGCACTGGGGTCAGGGCACACAACACATGCACAGTCGGCGAGACAGTCACAGGACGCTCTGGAGAGCTCTAGGAAGCACTGCCAGAGTCAAGACACAGGGAGgcaaagaggaggggaaggaaggagaaaagGAGTGAGCTGGAAGAGGGGACCTACCAAAGTGGGCTGGAGGGTAACCCTGCCCATGCAGACCCCCAAACAGGCCTGTCCAGCATCACGAGAGCAATCAGACAGAGCCATTATCATTTGCGCTGATACACCTTCACACTCTCTTTACAGAAACACTCAGTCACCAATCAGTGTCTTTGATTTACTCTATGCAAGACTGTTACTACTTGGACTAGATCCTCATTTAGCTACAGACAATTGTTAGTGAATAAGGCTGCCGTCTTGTAGCAGCCGAGCCACCGGCAATCGACTTAGAGATGAATACAATTAGCTGAGCGATGAAGTGAAGACATCTGGTTCGTAACCTCATTATGACCTCTGATGACTCATGACCACGAGTCCTCTCACAGGGTTTCAGGCGGTCACAGTCATCCTCCGTGAAAGTAATCCAAGAATAGGGACTTGAGATTTCGGTTGGTTACTAGGCTATTATGCGACGTAGAGAACCTTTTACATGATCGCCTGCCTCAGTTCATTTGGGAGATTTCAGCATGGTGTTCTGCACGACCTCAAAACGGCCACTAACCACTGATAGTTAGATCAGCTTTAGTCATAGAGATGTACGTCAGAGCTCATCTAGTATCTTTGCAATGGTGCTGCCCATGAGGCTTTGGGTGCGCCCTCTTATCTAACACAGTGGCCACGCCGTATACCCCTACTTGCGTTCTGAATAGTGCGTTGATTGGGTACGagcaaaataaaatgttttagaGGATGTGATATTTAGAACATTTTGAAAGCGTTCAATTCCAAGACATCACACTCACTTCGGCTTTGCGTCTAGAACGAATTCCCTGCATGATATTGAGGAAGAGAATTGTCTTTTCAGACTACCACGTGATCAGACGTAATGTAAAAATGGCGGGGAACCCAATTGCGCATTACATGACGCCTTCTCAGTATGCGTGCCTAGTATGTTGAAATCCGTTGCTTACTGCATACATTTTTAGTGAACAGTATGTTCCATCTAAACAGTATGTAGTATAGTTAGTACATAGTATGACATTTTTTTGTAAATAGTAAGAAAAATGATTTCAGACACAGCCTATGGCTTTAGTTTCAAGTACATTGGGTATGCAAGACTTCCGTGGCGTGTCCCCACCTGCTGCCGCCACGGCCCCTGCTCTCCCGTTGCTCTGGAAGGGGTTGGTGGTGGCTGTCGCCGGGGCAACGGCTGCAGCAGCAAAAGGGTTTGTTGACAGACCTGGCAGAAGGGAAGAGGAGACATCTAACTCCTATTAGTTCATCTCTGAGTAGCTAAGTGTCTACAACTCTGGAGAAATGTGTTGCGGTCCCATTCTAATCCACCCCATTCTCCCCGAAGTGTGCACTCATTCACTCGCCCTCACTCCCATGCTTACACCTACCCAGTGGTTTTTAAACCCAAGAGGCGAGTGAACTAGTGAAGCGCACACTGAGGGGGAAAGGGTAGGGATGGAAACACACACATGGAGTGATGTCACTCACCTCCAAAACCCTGGGGCATGCTGGACATGCATTGCTGTGCCTGGGCTGACGAGACTCCTGTCACAGGGCCAAACATCCCCCTGGGAAACAACAACGGCGTTAGAGTGACCCCATGGACTCAGCATGACAGAGGCTGTATCCCAAGTGACAGCATATTATGCCTACATGGTCCCTAGCAGTAGtactaaaagtagtgcacttttagAGAACAGGGTGCGATTTGAGGTGAGAGGGCTGAGTGTCATTTTGAAAGGCAGACCTACTTGTTGATAACAAGAAAGTTGATTTATATATTTACAAAGATGTCaatatgagacagacagacagaaagacctCAAGGCATAGACTAGAGGGTAATGGAAAGAGGGTGAATTCCTCGGATGGCGTGTTCTCGTACCCTTGTGAAGTGCTAACGGTGTTGTAGACGCTGGTGGCGGGGGCCGACGAGCCGAACACGTTGTCCAGCTCGGCCAGCGCGGCGTAGCGGTCTGCCGCCGACGTACCCGTCAGCTGACTCTGGGGGTGACGCAGTCCTGCCGACGCCCCCGGGGGGAGAGAGCCCGGAACCCCACTCGGGACACTACCTCCTGAAAACACACAGACTGGTTCACAACACAGGGGGGCACTGTAgaagctccatcagtctcctACACCCGGCAGCGAGGGCAACAACACATCACGCCCACACAAACGAGACCTGACCCTGCTCCTCTACCAGGCCTACATCGAGATAAATATCATAACTGACTCAAACTTTTCTGAGCCTTTCATCTTCAAAAGCGCCACGAAGGTCTGCTTCACCGTATGCATATTAACAGTAGAATAGCCGGGACTCGATGAATAGCCTACCAATACCCGCCAGTCTAATAAATCTATGTAACATCCACAAATAAATATATTCATATTTCGTTTAGGGTCATAAAAAAACATGCTACTAAGACAATTTATTTCAAAAGAACAGAATAGTGTTTTAAGATGTATTTATCTGTGCTATAGTAGCTGAGGCTACGGAGGCGCCAAGTCAATGAAATGAACTTGTTCATTTAACAGACATCACATGCTAATATTCCCCAGGCCTTTACAATATGAATATGATGGAATATAAGAGAATACAAAGAGAAATAAGAGATAAGAGAATACAAAGGAAGGATATTTCTCCAAATGGGTATTTGCTTATTGTCATCAGCAGGCATGGAGCTGTGATTATTCTGGATAAAACATATTCTGAAAAGGGAGACTATCTGTAAAACATTGTGTTGTTTGGCAAAACTAAGTTAATTAAAAACCTTGGAATAAGGTAAAGCAATCAAAATGTCTGGCCTGTATGGATCTCTGTAATATTATTTTGAAAAGTGACCAAGCACCAACAAACGTCAAAAAGATGCCCTCTGGTCAAACTAGCATTAAAAAGGCAACAATGGCTGACAGTAAAATACTATGACATCATGCAACCCCAACGTGCCATACCATTCCGCAGCACCCCGCAAGCTGTGCTGTGGTATGACGCAACCTTTAAATGAGGACGCACTGACCCTGCTCGTTCAGAAAGGATGGGACCCGGACTTTATCTATTCTACACCATGCATGAGCTCATCGTCCCCAacccattacattacatttacattacatttaagtcatttagcagacgctcttatccagagcgacttacaaattggtgcgttcaccttaagacatccagtggaacagccactttacaatagtgcatctaaatcttttaagggggtgagaaggattactttatcctatcctaggtattcctaggACAGCCGTCTCACTCGACGCATCTTGAAGTCTGCCAAACAGAGTGGGGGCTCGCAGCAGGGACAGGTTAACCTTGCTCCGTCTTTGTCAGAGCTAAAGATGGTATCCAGGTCAGCCAGAGCTGCGTATCTATCGGCGGGGACGCTAGTAGTGTCTCGGTCTACCGGCCCATTGGGCGTTCCTGCAGAGGAGGCGTTACGCTGGCTCTGGGAGGAGGAAGTGAAGCATCCAGTTGGCACTACAGGATTTGGGGAAGTGGTCAAAATTAGCTAAATATCTAGCGTTAACTAGGCCCCCCGAGGCCGTGCTACCtgcgagagagagatgacagaaagGAGTCACATGAGGGGCCTGGGGGTGGCTGTGTGTGTTCCTGACTGTGCAGCATAAATTTGTGAGGATGGATTGAACACTGTGCTACAGGAGGCAGGCAGCATCTACAGAGTACAGCAGTGTCATCTGTAATTTCCAACAGCGCCGTGCTTCATCTGACCTGAAATCAATGGAGAGGATCTGCATTATACTGTTGAGTAGTATAACAGTCAGATCTAAATGTGGTCAACGGTGGCAGACTTGAAATGAGCCCAACGGCAGTCATGCGCCTTAGTCTGACTGTCACAAGAGCCACACAGTGGCTTCAAGTGTGTTTGTAGGAAGATTGGTGTCTTTCTTAGCAATCGTCTCACACGGAAGGTTAGTTCAGCACAGAGACCGAGGTTAGGTCACGGTCTGAGGAAACAGCGTGAGAGTCGAGGTTAGGTCACGGTCTGAGGAAACAGCGTGAGAGTCGAGGTTAGGTCACGGTCTGAGGAAACAGCGTGAGAGTCGAGGTCAGGTCACGGTCTGAGGAAACAGCGGGAGAGACCGAGGTCAGGTCACTGTGAGGAAACAGCGTGAGAGTCGAGGTCAGGTCACGGTCTGAGGAAACAGCGTGAGAGTCGAGGTTAGGTCACGGTCTGAGGAAACAgcgggagagacagaggttaggTCACGGTCTGAGGAAACAGCGTGAGAGTCGAGGTTAGGTCACGGTCTGAGGAAACAGCGTGAGAGTCGAGGTCAGGTCACGGTCTGAGGAAACAGCGGGAGAGACCGAGGTCAGGTCACGGTCTCAGGAAACAGCGTGAGAGTCGAGGTTAGGTCACGGTCTGAGGAAACAGCGGGAGAGTCGAGGTTAGGTCACGGTCTGAGGAAACAGCGGGAGAGACCGAGGTTAGGTCACGGTCTGAGGAAACAGCGTGAGAGTCGAGGTTAGGTCACGGTCTGAGGAAACAGCGGGAGAGTCGAGGTTAGGTCACGGTCTGAGGAAACAGCGTGAGAGTCGAGGTCAGGTCACGGTCTGAGGAAACAGCGGGAGAGACCGAGGTCAGGTCACGGTCTGAGGAAACAGCGTGAGAGTCGAGGTTAGGTCACGGTCTGAGGAAACAGCGGGAGAGTCGAGGTTAGGTCACGGTCtgaggaaacagagggagagaccgaggtTAGGTCACGGTCTGAGGAAACAGCGGGAGAGACCGAGGTTAGGTCACGGTCTGAGGAAACAGCGGGAGAGTCGAGGTTAGGTCACGGTCTGAGGAAACAGCGGGAGAGACCGAGGTCAGGTCACGGTCTGAGGAAACAGCGTGAGAGTCGAGGTTAGGTCACGGTCTGAGGAAACAGCGGGAGAGTCGAGGTTAGGTCACGGTCtgaggaaacagagggagagaccgaggtTAGGTCACGGTCTGAGGAAACAGCGGGAGAGACCGAGGTTAGGTCACGGTCTGAGGAAACAGCGGGAGAGTCGAGGTTAGGTCACGGTCTGAGGAAACAGCGTGAGAGACCGAGGTTAGGTCACGGTCTGAGGAAACAGCGGGAGAGTCGAAGCATCATCACTTCACAGGGTTTGGTTTGAGGGAGGAACCTGACTGTTGCTATGGGAATGAGCAATCCTGtctactctcctgtctcaacaaacaaacacacctacAGTGAATTACTGAATCACCTACACTGTTACAAGATCTTAGTACAATACACAGGTGGAGAAATCTcttgattttttaaaattaataatCTCAAATCATTAAGAGGATTTTCTGCAGGATAAGAGTTCCAGAGGACGAGGTAAAAGTTGCCCATCTTTTCTTTCCTACACTGTTGGCTGCAGTTTAGACTGCATGATATCATGTTATTTTGCACCAATGGCCCTGTACTTCTGGATATGAACAGGTCAGCAAACAACGAACAGCATACAACACACGCAtccacagacaggcacacacacactcatcaataGGAACAACCATAAGCATTGATATGGGAAAACCCCTAGAgcctaccagacagacagagtggggaGAAAGGTGTTCGCTAGAGGCTGAGcccagtgagagggagagaacttaCTGTGAGCACCTGCACCCGGGTGAGGTAGAGCAGTGCCAGCGGTGGCAAACTCACCCACACTGCGACTGGATGAGAGGGACGTGAACGCTGGCAGCCAAAACAGGATGAGGGCAGGGGGGTGAGTACCAGAGAAACAGGGTGAAAATAAATAAGAGAAAGAAATATAAACCAAAAAGGGGGGAAAAGTGTGAACGTCACCCAAAAGCAAAACCAAATCATAACAGAGAGAATGGAGTCGGTGTGAAAGCAGAAGCCAGGCAGTGTGGTGGTCAGTGTGGATGAGAGAAGGAGGAGCCTTTGAGAGAAAGGGGTGCATCTCCATAGTCTAAAGTGGTTTCCTCTCCTTGACTCCTCATCTGCACTCTGCACAGATCTGAAAACATATAGGATAGGTGCAAACAGATTctttcagatcagtgcagatgatggaaaggagacaaggagaggacgCCACTGTAGAGTGCTGCGATGCACCCAGAGAGCAGTGCTTTCCCATCCACCACTGCGTAGAAGTCATCTGCAGACAGTGTCCGGCAGAGGGCGGTGTGGTACATTCAAAACTAATTCCCTTGGGAGCCagtgagtaagtgtgtgtgtgccttgagCAGCCAGCTAGCAAATAGAGCCAATGAGAGTGAATTGTTGTCATTAATGCTAACTACAACACAGACAAAATGGACACAAACACATGACAAGTAGGAGTGAACTGATGTGAGTgtgtaacacagagacagaaagacagagccTCTGGGAAAGGAGGAAGAGTGCCTAACAGTGACCGGTGTGAAAATGTGAGCGTGTGTGAGATAGAGACTGGCTATGAGAGGTGAATGGAGCATGctctacctgtatgtgaggtCTGGAAGGGGGCTTGGGGTGCCGAGGAGAAAGCACCCGATGGACCCGCGCTCCCAAACGCATCAAAGTTAGCAAAGTCTGCGTTTGCGTTCTGAGCAGCTGGAGGTTTGTACCAGGGTCAGACACATAAAATCAAGAGACAAACAAAACAGGACTCAATGAATGAGACGACTAATGGTCACATGACACAGGTAGcaacccaaatggcactctattgctttagtgcactacttttgaccagtgctctggtcaaaagtagtgcactaaatagggaagtGTGCGCCATTTGGACAGAAAATGACAGAAATGACACAGAGATATGGAACTAAACTAGATGGCTAATGACAGACTAGCTAATGACAGACTGGCACCAGATGACAATGAccatccaaaaatggatgtaatgATGATAGGTTCACATTCTCCTATAGAGCACTGCTCTGACCGAAGCTCATGTTCccttctagtgtgtgtgtgtctgccactgTCCTGGTtcaatgtaaaacatattttaaaTGAAGCACACAGTACATCCATTGATTCCACGCTCTCATCGTCATGGCAATTCtgaataatacaaataataaatCAACCAAAGCAGAGTTGGTAGAATGAATAATTTAATTGGATCTCTATAGATGTTTGAATGTATAATGTTTGGTTGGTAAGTGTAACAGTGTTCATTTGAAACCCCATTTTATTTCCTTGCCATGGTCATTCTATTCATGAGAATTCAATTACATTTCAATGTGATATCACAGTCGAGAAGAGCAACTTCAGCAGAATGTCGAATGTTAACAGGCACCAATGTTGACTTGGAACTCGGCAACCACCTCAAGACTAGATGTCGGACTTGGCTCTGCTATCGAAGATTATAAATGGTTCACAAATTAACTTCAACACCCAGTAATTTCACCAGTTCATACCATGGACGGCACAGAGACGCATCTTCCTGCGAGAACTTCAAATTCCATCAATGGTAAGCATCAAATACTGTATTCTTACCATGATTTGGTTCATTTCTGTCTTTCCATTTGGCTTATTATGGAGTATTTCTCAAATTCCATGTAGATAAATGGAATTGGTTTTATTGTTACTTTAGGCCAGGTCCCCCCGAGTGACTCATAGATCTGGCGTTTTGAGTGTTTGTACGTTCCAGTCCCTAAACATGGCCAGCTTCTGCTACCACAACCAGCACCTGCCTGAGCAGGAGAAACATCTGTTCTACAAGAACATGGGAGATGATACACAAGGTGGAGATCTGCAGGAAAGAGAGGATGAAGAGATGGGGAAACTGGAAGCCATTCTGTGGGTGTTAGGAGTGGACTGCAGAGACTGGCTTCCTGTGACTCTCGGATTTATTTAGTTTAAGTAGTAGAAAATAGGATAGGAAAGGGTTGATAGGTATAGAACGTGTGATAAGTGTGTAGGTTATCGTCCATTTTCTATTAAAAAAAAAGGAATCATATTTCAAGTACCAAATTGTGATGTGCTTTTAGAGGGCGTGCATGTGTCTTTCAGCCTCGCGTAGGCTGACCTTGGTGCAGCCTCTCTGCACAAAGGTAGAACTTTATGGCTCTTTGAGGACGAGAAAACGTTATCCTCTGAGCAAACAGCTTTACGTTGGCCTCAGTACTCAGACTGACCGCCCATAGCCCTATGAGAACTCTAGTATCTGGCGATGCTTTACATAGATCAGTGTGATGGACAACGAGGGGGTTAAAAACGTATCCAAAAACGTGGAAATCAACCAATCCGCCATCATTAACAAGGGAAAAATCAAATGATTTATTATTGAAATAGCCTGGGCAACCGAGAAAAACAGATTGGTACAATTTAAGGCCATGTGGCAAACCATAATGCAGGCACTAGGAAGGGGggtgtgaacatgcaggcactagggaggggggTGTGAACATGCGGGTCTGGGCAGAGGAGATGACGTCGTTGTTTGTGTGCAAGTTGTCGTTCTTATGTCTATATTTGTATCGTAAGATGAAAAACAAAGTGTGGTAAGAAAAAGTGAAGGTCCATACTCTTGAAATTAAGGAAATCAAAATGCCTCTAAAGGGTCTTCCACTACCATAAAACAGACTTTTGCTGAAGCAAAACACCCAAATACTCTTCATGAAATTGACCTCTTTCTAATTCCATAACTATGAGTGGATCATTGAGTATACGCATCATTGACCAATGGAGTCTAAGCACTAGAGATGTAACCACTGTGCCGAGGGTTTCTCTAACACAAGGTGTAGTGACCGCTCCGGGGACCGGTGCAGCTCGTGCCACTCCTCCTCCTTACCTGGCTGACTGTTGAAATGTGCAAAGTTGGCAAAGTTGGCCGCCGAGCCTGCTGCAGTCTGAGAGTGGGGCGGCGCGGCGAAGATGTCTCCGCCCAGGTCGCTGAGGAGGTCAAACTTCTTGTCGTGGAACTGCTGCTGCTGGCTCAGCTGGAGGGCCTGGGCCACACGGCTCCCCACCGGAGACTAGAGAGACAACAGGGCTGTGTTCATTCGGGCATGCCGTAGCAAAACGctttgcaacagaaaacaaaaatgGGCGTTTCTTATCGGACAGAAGTTTGGATGGAACCTCCCTGATTCACTCCATTTCGTGCTAAATATGACCCAGTTaactcacagagagacagacacttcAACCATGCAGAAATAGTTCACCTGGATATCCGCACTTCACACAGGCCATCTTATCGAAAGCAACTCAACAAAAATATATGATGTTTTGCCTACTAGAGCCAGGAGGGTTTCCTGAACACATCTTTCCAGGGTAAACTCCCTGGGCCCTACTTCAGGTCAGGAAAAATGTTGTACGGCCTGTTATTAGCCAGCTGAGTAACCAGTGTGTCTTACTTGACTGGGCGTGTGCTTGTTGAGGTGCAAGGTGGGGGCCGACTCTCCCAGCAGTGTTTTGAGGGGTCGGACCTCGGGggtgctgctggtgctgctggctGACGAGCCGGAGATGGAGGCGTGGACAGAAGCCACCACTTTGGCCTGCTCCGGGGGAACAAACCTAAATCACAACAACAACCATGTTCAATTGGTTACACAGCAACACAGGCTTTCATTGAAATGGACTCCTATAACCCAGCATCTCAGAGCAAGTTTTCAATGATAGCATGCCGGTAAATGCCGCCAGCCGCCACGGTAAACGGGCTTGTCGTCAGAGTTAAAATAAGTCCAACTTTTGCCATCGCGTTTCCTACCGGATGTTGATTTGCACTGTTTGTTTACTGATATCATCATAGCAACGCATACAGTCGTTCCGCCACCCTCTTCCTTGCTGCCTTGTCCCGCTATGCTGACTGGTATGACAGTTGTGTGTAAATATTAGACTTTCCTTTTGGATTCAACTAACGCATACAGTGACCCAGACATCATCCACCAAATACATCTGGGTTGTTACTGCTGCAAAGTGCCTTGCTGCCCCttctgaccagagctctatggactaCAGCAGCCTCTCACCATCTCTTCTTCTCGTATTTCTCCTGAAGGAACTCCTTGACTTTCTGGGGTTCCCTGAAGTCcggtatggaggtagttctgtcgTCGTAAAGCCCCAGCCATATCTGTttgcatgactagagagagagagagagagagagagagagagagaggggacggacagagagagcagaaaaACACGTTTGGTGAAAAATGAAAGGCGAATAAAAGTCACATGCAAATCAGAAGATGTGGTTCATCACCTTTACAGAGGAAAAAGACAaacgtgaaagagagagagaaaacccttcAACACCTCCAGGCCAAGACAGCTGCAGCAGAATGTAGCACATTCAGGGTCATTCCAGGGTGTCTCTTGGGAGCCCGGAAATGGAGCGATCTACAGACAACTTGCCAAGGGATAAGAGATGTTACAGTATACATGGATATCTAGCATTTTACAATTAGACACAGACAAAAAACGAATTTatactgaaacagagagacagacggacaggaggagagacatgaggagaggCGAGAGACAAACCgagcctgagagagaggagaccaagagagagagagacaccccgagagagagagagagagagagagagagagagacaccccgagagagagagagagacaccccgagagagagagagagacaccccgagagagagagagagagagagagacaccccgggagagagacaccccgagagagagacaccccgagagagagacaccccgagagagagacaccccgagagagagacaccccgagagagagacaccccgagagagacacaccccgagagagagacacccgagagagagagagagacaccccgagagagagagacaccccagagagagagagagacacccgagagagagagagagagagagatagacacccgagagagagccgagagagagacaccccgagagagagagagagagagacccaccccccgagagagagagagagatagacaccccgagagagagagagagagagagagagagagacccgagagagagagacaccccgagagagagagaccccgagagagagagagacaccccgagagagagagagagacccgagagagagagacacccgagagagagacaccccgagagagagacaccccgagagagagacaccccgagagagagacaccccgagagagagagagagacaccccgagagagagagagagacaccccgagagagagagagagagagagacaccccgagagagagagagagagagacaccccgagagagagagagaccccgagagagagacaccccgagagagagagagagagagagagacaccccgagagagagagagagagagacaccccgagagagagagagagagagagagagagaccccgagagagagacaccccgagagagagagagagacacccgagagagagacaccccgagagagagagagagacacccgaccccgagagagagagagagagacaccccgagaggagagagagagacaccccgagagagagagagagagacacccgagagagagagagagagagagagagagacaccctaaGAGAGACaccccccgagagagagagagagagagacaccccgagagaccccagagagagacaccccgagagagagagagacacccgagagagagaccccgagagagagagagagagacccccgagagagagagagagagagagagagagagacccgagagagagagagagagagagagagagagagagagagacccccgagagagagagagagagagacaccgagagagagagagagagagagagagagaccccgagagagagagagagagagagacacccaccccgagagagagagagagagagagagacaccccgagagagacagagagagagagagagagagacaccccgagagagacaccccgagagagagagagaccccgagagagagagacacccgagagagagagagagagagacaccccgagagagagagagagagagagagacaccccgagagagagagagagagagacaccccgagagagagagagagagagacaccccgagagagagagagagagacaccccgagagAGAGACACCCGAGACACCCCGAGAcagacaccagagagagagagagagagagagagacacccgagagagagagagagagacccacccGAGAGAcacccccgagagagagagagacacccgagagagagacc
Proteins encoded:
- the LOC115141691 gene encoding arf-GAP domain and FG repeat-containing protein 1-like isoform X5; this translates as MAASAKRKQEEKHLKMLREMTSLSPNRKCFDCDQRGPTYANMTVGSFVCTSCSGILRGLNPPHRVKSISMTTFTQQEIEFLQKHGNESCKQIWLGLYDDRTTSIPDFREPQKVKEFLQEKYEKKRWFVPPEQAKVVASVHASISGSSASSTSSTPEVRPLKTLLGESAPTLHLNKHTPSQSPVGSRVAQALQLSQQQQFHDKKFDLLSDLGGDIFAAPPHSQTAAGSAANFANFAHFNSQPAAQNANADFANFDAFGSAGPSGAFSSAPQAPFQTSHTGGSVPSGVPGSLPPGASAGLRHPQSQLTGTSAADRYAALAELDNVFGSSAPATSVYNTVSTSQGGMFGPVTGVSSAQAQQCMSSMPQGFGDVSSSLLPGLSTNPFAAAAVAPATATTNPFQSNGRAGAVAAAGLFGGLHGQGYPPAHFATFGTGSMSMPAGFRTAATYNLPTSFSGTFQPPFPGQAPFPQPPAYPQQPNGVGFSAYGQAKAVVTPFGQAMAAPGVSSNPFLAGAPSGHYPSGSSSTNPFL
- the LOC115141691 gene encoding arf-GAP domain and FG repeat-containing protein 1-like isoform X6, with protein sequence MAASAKRKQEEKHLKMLREMTSLSPNRKCFDCDQRGPTYANMTVGSFVCTSCSGILRGLNPPHRVKSISMTTFTQQEIEFLQKHGNESCKQIWLGLYDDRTTSIPDFREPQKVKEFLQEKYEKKRWFVPPEQAKVVASVHASISGSSASSTSSTPEVRPLKTLLGESAPTLHLNKHTPSQSPVGSRVAQALQLSQQQQFHDKKFDLLSDLGGDIFAAPPHSQTAAGSAANFANFAHFNSQPGGSVPSGVPGSLPPGASAGLRHPQSQLTGTSAADRYAALAELDNVFGSSAPATSVYNTVSTSQGGMFGPVTGVSSAQAQQCMSSMPQGFGDVSSSLLPGLSTNPFAAAAVAPATATTNPFQSNGRAGAVAAAGLFGGLHGQGYPPAHFATFGTGSMSMPAGFRTAATYNLPTSFSGTFQPPFPGQAPFPQPPAYPQQPNGVGFSAYGQAKAVVTPFGQAMAAPGVSSNPFLAGAPSGHYPSGSSSTNPFL
- the LOC115141691 gene encoding arf-GAP domain and FG repeat-containing protein 1-like isoform X3, with the translated sequence MAASAKRKQEEKHLKMLREMTSLSPNRKCFDCDQRGPTYANMTVGSFVCTSCSGILRGLNPPHRVKSISMTTFTQQEIEFLQKHGNESCKQIWLGLYDDRTTSIPDFREPQKVKEFLQEKYEKKRWFVPPEQAKVVASVHASISGSSASSTSSTPEVRPLKTLLGESAPTLHLNKHTPSQSPVGSRVAQALQLSQQQQFHDKKFDLLSDLGGDIFAAPPHSQTAAGSAANFANFAHFNSQPAAQNANADFANFDAFGSAGPSGAFSSAPQAPFQTSHTAFTSLSSSRSVGEFATAGTALPHPGAGAHRGSVPSGVPGSLPPGASAGLRHPQSQLTGTSAADRYAALAELDNVFGSSAPATSVYNTVSTSQGGMFGPVTGVSSAQAQQCMSSMPQGFGDVSSSLLPGLSTNPFAAAAVAPATATTNPFQSNGRAGAVAAAATFGTGSMSMPAGFRTAATYNLPTSFSGTFQPPFPGQAPFPQPPAYPQQPNGVGFSAYGQAKAVVTPFGQAMAAPGVSSNPFLAGAPSGHYPSGSSSTNPFL